The sequence below is a genomic window from Geminocystis sp. M7585_C2015_104.
CCTCTTGGTATACTACAACCTGTAGCGGACGGGATAAAACTAATATTCAAGGAAGACGTAGTGCCCGCCAAAGCCGATAGTTTCTTGTTTACTCTCGGCCCAGTAGTAGTTGTAATACCGGTGTTCTTGTCTTATTTGATCATACCATTTGGGCAGAATCTAGTGATAACAGATTTGAATGTGGGGATATTTCTATGGATTTCCCTTTCTAGTATAGCCCCCATTGGTTTATTGATGTCCGGATACGCTTCCAACAATAAGTATTCCCTATTAGGGGGATTAAGGGCAGCAGCACAATCCATCAGTTATGAAATACCGCTAGCCCTTGCCGTGTTGGCGGTTGCTATGATGTCTAATAGTCTTAGCACCATTGACATAGTGGAACAACAGTCCGGTTATGGTATACTCGGGTGGAACATCTGGCGACAACCGGTAGGCTTTTTAATATTCTGGATTGCCGCCTTGGCGGAGTGTGAGCGTTTGCCTTTTGACTTACCAGAGGCAGAAGAGGAATTAGTTGCAGGTTATCAGACAGAATATGCTGGCATGAAATTCGGCCTATTCTATGTAGGCTCTTATGTTAACCTCGTCTTATCATCTCTCATCTTTTCTGTATTGTACCTAGGCGGTTGGGAATTTCCCATACCCCTTTCCAGTTTAGCCAGCTGGTTAGGTGTCAGTGAGGATACTCCCTGGCTACAAGTCATCACCGCCTCTCTCGGCATCACCATGATGATTTTGAAAGCCTACTTTCTTGTCTTCACTGCCATTCTACTCCGTTGGACTGTCCCTAGGGTTAGAATAGACCAATTGCTAGACTTAGGCTGGAAATTCCTCCTCCCCGTCTCCTTGGTTAATCTTCTACTTACCGCCGCTTTAAAACTCGCCTTCCCCTTCGCCTTTGGCGGTTAATAGGAGGGTTTTGTATACAATATAAACCCCAACTGGGTAGGGACTACTCCTACCCAACCCCTTTACATTTCTTAACTTACTTGCCAAAAGGGCAGAGAGTTATGCTAGGACAAGACAAGAGGATGGACGGCGGGATACGCGGGGGGTTTGCCTTTCCCCTTTTTTATTAAGAAGAAATTTCAATAATTTTGAAGATGACAAAATGGCAAGTACCGTTGTTTTGGCTATATACTGGGCTAGACAGTTTTTTATGGAGCTGTTTAAGTAGGATTAGTAATTGTATCTACAAAAGGGGACTAAATTTTACCCTGGGCATGTGTTTTAGTGGGACAAAGAGGGACTAGGATTTAATAGGAAATAATCTCAACAAAATTTTTGGGAGGAACAACGCCTGCAGTATATATTGCCAACACTCCCCACGGGCGGCGGGAGGGTGGAATAAATTAAGAAACATCCACCCCCACCCAAACAGGCCCCACACTTTTATATGCCCCCTATATGTTAGCCCCTATCCCCTTCGACAAGAGGGAAGAAAGGAAGTTAAGAAGAGAGTAAATTTCAGATTCAAGGGTAAAATAGTGGACACAGGCGCGAATACAAGGGGGGTAAGAGAGAGTGCGAAGGAGAAAGCCGTTGCTTTCAAGGATTTGAACTATTTGTTTGGGATTGCCAGCGGGGAGATAAAAGGAGACTAAGCCGGAAAGAGGGGGGGTAGAGGGGTGGAGACAGCGAATACCGTTTATCTGTTGTAGTTTTGTCCAAAGAAGGTGGCTCAACTGTAAAATTCTCTCATATCGTTGCTCGACGGTGCCCCAGGATTGGTGGAGTTGGATAGCAGTTTTTAAGCCGAGAAAAAGAGGATAAGGGGAAGTGGCAACCTCATAACGGCTAGCAGACTCGAGAAAAGAAAGATGGGAGTTGGAGAAGTCTAAACCCCGCCAACCAATAAAAGTGGGTGCGATGAAGGGAATCAATTCTTGTCGAATATAGAGAAAACCAACCCCAGAAGGGCCACACAACCACTTATGCCCCGTGCCGGCGTAGAAATCAACTCCCTCCTCTGCCAACGAAAGGGGGATACTCCCAGCGGACTGTGCCCCATCGGCTAAAACATAAATAGGCTTGCGGCTATGGGGATACTGGTGACAAAGATTGACTATATCTCTGAGAGGCAACAAATGCCCGGTATTCCAAAGGATGTGACTTATAACTAGCAGACGGGTTTGAGGGGTAAGATAGGCAGAAATTGTTTCCAGAGGATTGTCTTGATGGAAGAGGGCTTTTAAAAGAGGTATAGTAGTGACTTTGACCCGAAAACGGCGACCAATTTCCTTTACAATGGCTACTATTCCCGGATGTTCGGCATCTGTGAGCAAAATCTCATCCCCTTCCTGCCAGTCTATCCCCCACAATACAATATTACAACCCTCGGTTACATTCTCCGTCAGGGCAACAGAATCCACCGACACTCCCAATTCAGAGGCAATAACCTTTTTGGTTTCATATATAGTCTCCTCCACCCACTTATTTCCCTTGATACTAAATGGGCCTATCTCTGCAATATAATTGTATGCAGAAGTTATAGAGGCAAGGGCCGCCTGGGGGAGAACACCCTGTCCGCCGTAGTTAAAATAGAACTTATTTTGTAAACCGGGGAATTGTTGTCGGTATGATGTCAAGTCTAACATAAGTGCCTATGTCCCCTCCCTAATACTATTCCACTGATTGGCGGCATCATTAATGGCTTGTTGGACAGTTTTTTGGTTTAGCATTGCCTGTTGAAGATTTTCGTATATAATCCTCTTCAGCTGTGCTAGGTTTTTGATGGGGGGAATTAGTACTTCAGCAGTTTCCAACTGTTGGGCACTAATTTTTCTAGCTTTTAGCAGCAGGTTGTCAGCATTATCACTTTTAGTCATTTCCGCCTCCAGATTTTTGATATACTGGCTAAGGGCTTGACGATGGGAAGGCAAAACGTTAGCCAGTTGACTGAATCGCAACTGGTTATCGCCGTTAGTGACAAAGAGGGCATATTGTAAAGCCGCCGAGGGATTTTTACTATCTTTAGGAATCACCAGATTCATTACTGCTACGTTGCGTTTACCTGTATCCCCTGTAATTTGGGGGGCAACATCAGACTGCTGATATATACTAGGGGCATTGTTAGCAATAATTTTCAAAAATTCAGCACCCGTGCCCAACAAAGCCAACTCGCCAGCTTGGTATAATTCTACGGCATGACGGTGTCCCTGGGTCAACACCTCTGGTGGTAGTAATCCCCTGTTATACAAATCTACCCAATAGCGAAAAACAGCCAATCCTTCTGGGGTATTAAACGCCGCTTTTCCCTCCTCATCCACCAATTTCACCCCCATTTGTATGAAGGATTGTAACACTTCATTGGAATCAT
It includes:
- a CDS encoding sugar ABC transporter substrate-binding protein; the encoded protein is MSRRGLSLLSVFCFLLGFCVSLLVGCQGGNPGNAEIEFWTMQLQPQFNDYFRELNQEFEQKNAPYKVKWVDVPWNAMESKILTAVSSKNAPDVANLNPDFAASLASRKAWLDLDKEVSPQYKQQYLEKIWEANSIKICSPDCEKIVFGIPWYLTTTITVYNKELLKKAGISQPPQTFAQLATVAAKVKEKTGKYAFFVPFVPNDSNEVLQSFIQMGVKLVDEEGKAAFNTPEGLAVFRYWVDLYNRGLLPPEVLTQGHRHAVELYQAGELALLGTGAEFLKIIANNAPSIYQQSDVAPQITGDTGKRNVAVMNLVIPKDSKNPSAALQYALFVTNGDNQLRFSQLANVLPSHRQALSQYIKNLEAEMTKSDNADNLLLKARKISAQQLETAEVLIPPIKNLAQLKRIIYENLQQAMLNQKTVQQAINDAANQWNSIREGT
- a CDS encoding aminotransferase class V-fold PLP-dependent enzyme — its product is MLDLTSYRQQFPGLQNKFYFNYGGQGVLPQAALASITSAYNYIAEIGPFSIKGNKWVEETIYETKKVIASELGVSVDSVALTENVTEGCNIVLWGIDWQEGDEILLTDAEHPGIVAIVKEIGRRFRVKVTTIPLLKALFHQDNPLETISAYLTPQTRLLVISHILWNTGHLLPLRDIVNLCHQYPHSRKPIYVLADGAQSAGSIPLSLAEEGVDFYAGTGHKWLCGPSGVGFLYIRQELIPFIAPTFIGWRGLDFSNSHLSFLESASRYEVATSPYPLFLGLKTAIQLHQSWGTVEQRYERILQLSHLLWTKLQQINGIRCLHPSTPPLSGLVSFYLPAGNPKQIVQILESNGFLLRTLSYPPCIRACVHYFTLESEIYSLLNFLSSLLSKGIGANI
- the nuoH gene encoding NADH-quinone oxidoreductase subunit NuoH — translated: MNSGIDLQGSFITTLSQWGLSREVAKILWMPLPLILMIIGATVGVLVTVWLERKISAAAQQRIGPEYAGPLGILQPVADGIKLIFKEDVVPAKADSFLFTLGPVVVVIPVFLSYLIIPFGQNLVITDLNVGIFLWISLSSIAPIGLLMSGYASNNKYSLLGGLRAAAQSISYEIPLALAVLAVAMMSNSLSTIDIVEQQSGYGILGWNIWRQPVGFLIFWIAALAECERLPFDLPEAEEELVAGYQTEYAGMKFGLFYVGSYVNLVLSSLIFSVLYLGGWEFPIPLSSLASWLGVSEDTPWLQVITASLGITMMILKAYFLVFTAILLRWTVPRVRIDQLLDLGWKFLLPVSLVNLLLTAALKLAFPFAFGG